A region of Chitinophaga horti DNA encodes the following proteins:
- a CDS encoding sensor histidine kinase, with protein MITLPQYTRRDLLIFCGMMPVMITVLNSVMFDVRFFTDWRIFVWSSLIMSVLISILWIGLTWIAVTLRDRFPRHDQLMKRLSIAIFLFIICTALVITLMFWGYDRFGLFGYRMNEARYEWTILAGMVFNITITFIHEGADGFDKWKTTLTETSQLKKEYMQSRLLGLKSQVNPHFLFNCFNTLSSLIHENREQAESFLNELSKVYRYLLRGTDEQFVSLGTELQFIRSYFRLLKARYGESIQMNIDVPEHVIDQMLPPLTLQMLLENTYQQNIMSKERPLTINITSQPNGWLEITNNLAPKLGGSPEETDAGIDNVLNKYRLLCHREIVITSTETERVILLPLINEDTLKR; from the coding sequence ATGATAACCTTACCTCAATATACCCGGCGCGACCTGCTGATTTTCTGCGGGATGATGCCTGTTATGATCACGGTGCTGAACTCCGTCATGTTCGATGTGCGCTTCTTCACCGACTGGCGCATCTTCGTTTGGTCCAGCCTGATTATGTCGGTATTGATCAGCATTTTATGGATCGGCCTTACCTGGATTGCCGTTACGCTACGCGATCGTTTTCCGCGGCACGACCAGCTTATGAAACGCCTGAGTATCGCCATCTTCCTGTTCATTATATGCACCGCGCTGGTAATTACGCTCATGTTCTGGGGCTACGACCGTTTCGGCCTGTTCGGTTACCGCATGAACGAGGCGCGGTACGAATGGACGATACTCGCCGGCATGGTTTTTAATATCACCATTACGTTTATACATGAAGGGGCAGATGGGTTCGACAAATGGAAAACGACGCTTACCGAAACGTCGCAGCTGAAGAAGGAATACATGCAAAGCCGCCTGTTAGGCTTAAAAAGCCAGGTAAACCCACACTTCCTGTTCAACTGTTTCAACACCTTGTCGAGCCTCATACATGAAAACCGCGAACAGGCGGAGTCGTTCCTGAACGAGTTAAGTAAAGTATACCGGTATTTGCTGCGTGGTACGGACGAACAATTCGTGTCGCTCGGCACAGAATTACAGTTCATCCGCTCCTACTTCCGGTTACTGAAAGCCCGTTATGGCGAATCGATACAAATGAATATTGACGTGCCGGAACATGTAATCGACCAGATGCTGCCACCGCTCACCCTGCAAATGCTGTTGGAAAATACGTACCAGCAAAACATCATGAGTAAAGAGCGGCCACTTACGATCAACATTACCAGTCAACCTAATGGCTGGCTCGAAATAACAAATAACCTGGCGCCTAAGCTGGGCGGCTCCCCGGAGGAAACAGATGCGGGTATAGACAATGTGCTGAATAAATACAGGCTGCTTTGTCACCGCGAGATCGTTATCACCAGTACAGAAACGGAACGTGTAATACTGCTCCCATTGATTAACGAAGATACTTTGAAGCGATGA
- a CDS encoding sensor histidine kinase, translated as MKAWMKPIRSEWITVFALIPVISVMLNHLLFGDRLWRDAELWLYSVPSLLVAGLASWYVCVAIMHWLRIRYPEMAQTAKRLLLLALSYILLTSLTFIGIFYIYHRFHLFGYTFHTSHIRVPVFISVSMTLIATAFWEAEYVLARWKESLAEKELLQQQSIFQEFESLKNQVNPHFLFNCFNTLSSLISEDARQADAFLNELSKVYRYLLRSNEDGLSTLENELKFIRSYFELLRHRYGDAVQLQIEVDKKYMTYLLPSLSLQLLVENAVKHNIVSRQQPLVVDIFTTAGNKLAVNNNLQLKLIKAPSNKIGIRNIQEKYQLLKQDGFQVLEDARNFTVVLPLIWSHSDNRPTCFDKHLIP; from the coding sequence ATGAAGGCATGGATGAAGCCCATACGCTCCGAATGGATCACGGTGTTTGCACTCATACCTGTTATTAGTGTAATGCTCAACCATTTGTTATTTGGCGACCGCCTCTGGCGGGATGCAGAGCTATGGCTGTATTCCGTTCCCTCGCTGCTGGTGGCCGGCTTGGCTTCGTGGTATGTATGTGTGGCCATTATGCACTGGCTACGCATCCGCTACCCGGAGATGGCGCAAACGGCAAAACGGCTGTTGTTGCTGGCCTTGTCGTATATCCTACTCACTTCACTTACGTTCATCGGCATCTTCTATATCTACCACCGTTTTCACTTGTTCGGCTATACATTCCATACCAGTCATATTCGCGTTCCGGTATTTATTTCGGTATCGATGACGCTCATCGCCACGGCCTTCTGGGAGGCGGAGTACGTACTGGCCAGGTGGAAGGAGAGCCTGGCGGAGAAGGAGCTGTTGCAGCAACAATCCATCTTCCAGGAATTTGAATCGTTGAAGAACCAGGTAAACCCTCACTTCCTGTTTAATTGCTTCAACACACTTTCATCGCTGATTAGTGAAGACGCGCGACAGGCCGATGCTTTCCTCAATGAGCTGAGTAAAGTGTACCGTTACCTGCTGCGGAGTAACGAAGACGGCTTATCCACCCTGGAAAATGAATTGAAATTTATTCGCTCTTATTTTGAACTGTTACGCCACCGTTACGGCGATGCGGTGCAATTGCAAATTGAGGTGGACAAAAAATATATGACATACCTGTTGCCCTCTCTCAGCCTTCAATTACTGGTGGAGAACGCGGTGAAACACAACATTGTATCGCGGCAGCAACCGTTGGTGGTGGATATATTTACGACAGCGGGCAACAAGCTGGCGGTGAATAACAACCTGCAGTTGAAGCTGATCAAAGCGCCTTCTAATAAGATAGGCATCCGGAACATTCAAGAAAAATACCAATTACTGAAGCAGGACGGCTTCCAGGTGCTAGAGGATGCACGCAACTTTACAGTGGTGTTACCGCTGATATGGTCGCACTCCGACAACCGGCCTACCTGTTTCGATAAACACCTGATACCGTAA
- a CDS encoding LytR/AlgR family response regulator transcription factor, protein MKILIVEDEELAVKKIRKTLASVDTAAEVAGVTDSIRATVDWLETNPAPDLILMDIELSDGQSFEIFNRVKVTSAVVFTTSYDEYALKAFKVNSIDYLLKPVQKEDLEAALHKYRQLKDHYTASVPAAPQVNMDSLARELFMKLQQKEYRKRFLVKNAQKLVSIETEDIAYFFSDGRLNFFKTFDNKKFVVDYTMDELEEMLNPERYFRISRSFFISVNSVAQIHEYFGNRLMLQLKPEVDKEAIVSREKVADFKKWMGK, encoded by the coding sequence ATGAAGATTCTGATCGTGGAAGATGAGGAACTGGCTGTTAAAAAGATCCGTAAAACATTGGCCAGTGTGGATACCGCCGCCGAGGTGGCGGGCGTTACCGACAGCATACGTGCTACCGTGGATTGGCTGGAAACGAATCCCGCCCCGGACCTTATCCTGATGGATATAGAACTAAGCGACGGACAGAGCTTCGAGATATTCAACCGTGTGAAAGTGACTAGCGCGGTGGTATTCACCACTTCGTACGACGAATATGCGTTAAAGGCATTTAAGGTAAACAGCATCGATTACTTGCTGAAACCCGTACAGAAGGAAGACCTGGAAGCCGCGCTGCACAAATATCGCCAGCTGAAAGACCACTACACCGCCAGCGTACCGGCTGCCCCCCAGGTAAATATGGACAGCCTTGCCCGCGAGTTGTTCATGAAACTGCAACAGAAAGAATACCGCAAACGCTTCCTCGTAAAGAATGCGCAAAAGCTGGTGTCGATCGAAACTGAAGATATTGCTTACTTCTTCAGCGACGGCCGCCTGAACTTCTTCAAAACCTTCGATAATAAAAAGTTTGTTGTTGACTATACCATGGACGAGCTTGAGGAAATGCTGAACCCCGAGCGTTACTTCCGCATCAGCCGTTCGTTCTTTATTTCGGTAAACAGCGTAGCCCAGATTCATGAATACTTCGGCAACCGCCTCATGCTGCAATTGAAGCCGGAGGTTGATAAAGAAGCCATTGTGAGCCGCGAAAAGGTGGCCGACTTTAAGAAGTGGATGGGCAAATAA